The genomic segment ATGCGCTGCTGCGCCACAAGGAACGCAACCCCGTCCAGTTCCACATTCCCGGCCACAAGAAGGGTGCGGGCATGGATCCCGAATTCCGCAGCTTCGTCGGCCAGAACGTTCTGGACATCGACCTGATCAATATCGCGCCGCTCGACGACCTTCACCAGCCGGTGAGCGTCATTCTCGATGCGCAGCGGCTCGCCGCCGACGCCTTCGGCGCCGATGCGACGTTCTTCTCCGTCCAGGGCACCAGCACGGCGATCATGGCGATGATTCTGTCCGTCTGCGGCCATGGCGACAAGATCATCGTCCCGCGCAACGTCCACAAATCGATTTTGTCGGCGATCATCTTCGCCGGCGCGCGGCCCGTCTTTCTGTCGCCTGCGCGCGACCGCAATCTGGGAATCGATCACGGCGTGACGACCCAGTCGGTCCGCAGGGCGCTCGAGCGCCATCCCGACGCGGTCGCGGTGCTCGTCATCAATCCTACTTATTATGGCGTATGCGCCAACCTGAAGGAGATCGTGGATCTCGTGCACGAGTATGACATTCCGGTACTCGTCGACGAAGCGCACGGCGCGCTGATTCACTTCTCGGAGGAGCTGCCGTTGTCCGCGATGGCGGCCGGCGCCGATATGGCCGCGACGAGCATGCACAAGCTCGGCGGTTCGATGACACAGAGCTCGGTGCTTAACGTCAGAGGCGCGCTCGTCAACGTCAAGCGCGTGCAGACGATTTTGAGCCTGCTGACGACGACGTCGACCTCCTACCCGCTGCTCGCCTCGCTCGATGCCGCGCGGCGTCACCTGGCGATGAACGGCCGCGAGCTGGCTGCCGTCGCCGTGGCCAGAGCCGAGCGCGCAAGAGCGGAGATCAACGGGATTCCCGGCCTGTACTGCTTCGGCGAGGATATTCTGGGCGAGGAAGCGACCTTCGATTACGACCAGACCAAGCTGACGATTCACGTTCGCCACCTGGGCATCACCGGCTACGACGCGGAGAACTGGCTGCGGGACAAGCATAGCATCGAGGTCGAGCTGAGCGACATGTACAATATCCTGTGTCTCGTGACGCCCGGCGACGACGATACGACGATGGGCATTCTGCTCTCCGCGCTGCGCGAGCTGTCAGACAGCTATATGGGCAAAGGCGAGATCAAGGAGCTGGTCGTCGAGATCCCGCAGATTCCGCATCTTTCCCTGACGCCTCGAGACGCTTTCTACGGCGAGACGGAGATCGTGCCTTTTCGCGCGTCTGCGGGCCGGATCATCGCCGAATTCATTTACGTATATCCGCCGGGCATTCCGATCCTGCTGCCGGGCGAAGTCATCTCCCAGGACAATATCGACTACATCGTCGACCACCTCGAGGTCGGGCTGCCCGTCAAGGGTCCCGAAGACCGCAACGTCGAGTTCGTCAAAGTTATCGTCGAGGAGACCGCGATCTCTTAAGCGGACATAAAAAGAGCCAATCCTTCAAATGACGGCTTCGTCGCCCATTTGAACCGGATTGGCTTTTTTGTGCGAGTGTCAGTCCGCTTCCTGCGCGGCCAGCTCCTCGTACACCTTCATAACGCGTTCCCATTCTTCGTCGTCTTCGATGTTGACCAGAACTTCGTCCTCGCCGTCTTCCTCGATCCGGAAGATGACGCCGTCGTCGTCCGGATCGTTGCGGTCGAGGAGCACAGCGTATGCTTGGTCCCCGCTCTCGAACGTATACACCAGCACCATCTCGTGCTCGTTGCCATCCTCGTCGGTCACGACGAATACGGCTTCATCGTGCTCGTGATCGCAGTTTTCGTCATGAACATGATCGCTCATCGGAGAACCTCCGTTCATCGGTTAAATTAGTCTTCGCCCTATCCTATCACTAACCCGATACCGGGTCAAACGACGCGCCAAAAGCCGCGATCGCGATCGCGGCCCTTGCACAATTCCGCGCCGGGCGCGGCTTACTTGGCAAATACGGTCTTCTCCGACACGACCTGATACGAACCGCCGTCGGCCGACCTCATCCAGAAGCGGATCGTATACTTGCCTACGCTGCTGAAGTTATAGGTGAATTCCCCGCTCGTGAACCAGAAGTTGTCCTTGTCCGTCGGGAAGTCGTTTTCCTTGCTCGTGTGCGTCTCGATTTCTTTTTCGTCCCCGTAAGGATCCGCGATCGTAACCTTGAACGCATTGATCGACACCGTAAGATTGTCCACCTGCGAAAATACTTTAAAGCTCTTCTTTCCGCGTTCCACGCCACCGAACGGCTTGCTGCCGTCCATTAAAAACATATGCACGTTCGGCTTGACGATCGACACCTTCTTCGCCGAGTCGTCCCAAATGACAAGCGCCTTCATCAGGTCGGCCAGACTGCGGACGCCTACGTAAGCCTTGCCTTCCTCAAGCATGCCCTGGTCATCCAGCTCCTGCTTGTTGATGACGATCCGCACCTTTTGCACGACCGTGTCCGCGTATATCGCGGAGCCGCCGACCAAGGAGAGCGCGACAGTCAATATCAGAAGCCTGCGCAGCTTCATTACCTATCCCTCCGCTTTCGCCGCAAGTTGACAAACGATAATTTTGTTGTATGTAAACGTATATACCGCTGCGCTGCGCAAAAGTTGCGGTAAGGGGAGAGATTAAAGTTTCGGGACGATTCGACCGATATTCCGAAGTGTCGGCAGGACGGCTCGGAATATGCGGTTGCCCGGGAAATGCTCTCCCCTTCCGTTTA from the Cohnella hashimotonis genome contains:
- a CDS encoding DUF1292 domain-containing protein; translation: MSDHVHDENCDHEHDEAVFVVTDEDGNEHEMVLVYTFESGDQAYAVLLDRNDPDDDGVIFRIEEDGEDEVLVNIEDDEEWERVMKVYEELAAQEAD
- a CDS encoding copper amine oxidase, giving the protein MKLRRLLILTVALSLVGGSAIYADTVVQKVRIVINKQELDDQGMLEEGKAYVGVRSLADLMKALVIWDDSAKKVSIVKPNVHMFLMDGSKPFGGVERGKKSFKVFSQVDNLTVSINAFKVTIADPYGDEKEIETHTSKENDFPTDKDNFWFTSGEFTYNFSSVGKYTIRFWMRSADGGSYQVVSEKTVFAK
- a CDS encoding aminotransferase class I/II-fold pyridoxal phosphate-dependent enzyme, whose translation is MDHSRTPLFDALLRHKERNPVQFHIPGHKKGAGMDPEFRSFVGQNVLDIDLINIAPLDDLHQPVSVILDAQRLAADAFGADATFFSVQGTSTAIMAMILSVCGHGDKIIVPRNVHKSILSAIIFAGARPVFLSPARDRNLGIDHGVTTQSVRRALERHPDAVAVLVINPTYYGVCANLKEIVDLVHEYDIPVLVDEAHGALIHFSEELPLSAMAAGADMAATSMHKLGGSMTQSSVLNVRGALVNVKRVQTILSLLTTTSTSYPLLASLDAARRHLAMNGRELAAVAVARAERARAEINGIPGLYCFGEDILGEEATFDYDQTKLTIHVRHLGITGYDAENWLRDKHSIEVELSDMYNILCLVTPGDDDTTMGILLSALRELSDSYMGKGEIKELVVEIPQIPHLSLTPRDAFYGETEIVPFRASAGRIIAEFIYVYPPGIPILLPGEVISQDNIDYIVDHLEVGLPVKGPEDRNVEFVKVIVEETAIS